The sequence ATGAATCCGGTTTGCATCAAGATTTTGAAAAGTGGTTGGAAAGCTTAGCACCCGAAAAACCTTACTCTCAATATAAGCACAATACATATGAAGATAATGCTGATGCTCATTTAAAACGTACTGTAATGGGCAGGGAAGTTGTTGCAGCCCTTACGGAAGGAAAACTTGATTTCGGCCCGTGGGAAAGAATATTTTACGGTGAATTTGACGGAATGAGACGTAAAAGAGTTTTAATAAAAATTATTGGAGAGTAAAGTCATTCTTTCTGAAAATATACTTG comes from Bacteroidales bacterium and encodes:
- a CDS encoding secondary thiamine-phosphate synthase enzyme YjbQ, encoding MKSYRKELWFNTSRRRELINITSEIQREIDNSGIKEGLVLVNAMHITASVFINDDESGLHQDFEKWLESLAPEKPYSQYKHNTYEDNADAHLKRTVMGREVVAALTEGKLDFGPWERIFYGEFDGMRRKRVLIKIIGE